The region aaaataacaaaattttgaaatatgaattttcttatattcaccttctttctcttctctctcgcTACCTCCcagcacatatatatatatagtttttgatattttattttggaagtgtttttaaaacattttaattttttttaatatttttgcttcaaattaagaagtgttaaaaatattttttaaaaataaaaaaaatattattttaatatatttaaaaataaaaattaccctATTCAAACTCCTGTTAGAAACCATCACTCATGCACGTGAgattattaaacaaaattcattgatgattaaattatttttatcttctctttcgGTTTCTCTTACATGCCTTGCCTGTAGTCTGCTGGCAGATGCGGTAATTGAATTTCAAGAATCGATACTGTCGAGAGTAAGAAGGAGACAGTCCGTGGATTTAGATTTAAATTACAACACTCTTAATaagtatatttaataatatttctaaaaacttaaaaataatcacccaATTAATACCTTACTTGCATGCATCTAaaagaagtattttttaaaaaaatctatttttatattttcaaacttcaaaattaattctaacaaTTAAGTAGGTGGTAATTATGGCAAGATTTGTTGGCTAGGCTTGTCTGGAGAAAGTTCTTCTAGTTTCAGGTTAGCTAGAGGGGagatattgaaattttaagctGGAGTGTTTATTTACGAGGTTTTTATCTACTTATTTCTGTTAAatccaaatcattttttatttaaaaagatattaaattaatattttttaaaatatttttagccgagtttaatgtaaaattaatataaaaaagtttcagGGTtataaagcaagaaaaataaaggtaCGTGTCAGGGAGCTTCTGTTTATAGGTGCTGGAGGCCCTTGCTAAAAccctttttcttattattattaatttattagtaAGAATTATTGTCATGATTTTCTAACGAGGATTATTTCATTTCAACCCTGGCCTTTTATAAATAGTGAGCTGGCCCCACTAAATTTGAATGTACCGAATAAAATCGTTATTTTTTGGAGTAAGAAATGTCCACGTGATACTTGGGTCCATGAACTGGGCAAGGGTTGCATAATATATACTCAATGCAAccttggactcgtttcttcgcATGATGTCAACTGTTTGATAATCAAGTAAAGTGACTGATtatctatgtattttttaaaagaatttatttttttattttaaattaatattttttattttaaaattttattaataataaaataattttttaaaatataaaaaaattattttaatataactacgagctaaaaaaaactttaaaaaacacctattatatatataaaaagaatttggGACGTGTTCATATTTGTGTCGTCATGTCCCGGAAAGTTGGCAATACGCCTTCCTTCCATTTTCGTATCTAATTATtgtactttttatttctttcttgaatAAACTTGCGAAATTGTCTTCAATATTCCTCTTCGTCCGTTCCAGGGACCAACGTTCAAAGATGGCTGAGGTCAGTTCCTGCGCCGGGCAAACTTGATGTAATCCGATTTCTTTTCCCATGTTTTTCGAGGAAGGGGACAGGCAATTTATTCGATCAACATCGCCATCAAAGACTACCTACAAGGGCTAGGGGACACCGAGTCCCAACAACAGAATTTGatccttcttttttcaatttttagtgTATTGATTAGTTGTCGAGGCTCGTTCCCCGGGTGTAGGAGACTCCTACCAGCTCTGGAGCCAATATTTAATTCACTCGGTCAATTTGTGCGCGCGACAGCCCTTTTGCTGTCTTTCTTCTCCCCTTTCATGCCAAGGATGCCTCTCGGATTGAAAATTGGTTAAGATAAGGGGAAGGCGCGCCACCACCTTCCTCACCTGGTTGGTGTATGGTCagttttctttctctcctcgattttttttattcagcatGTATCATTCGAAGCCAGATTACACGTAAACTATATTATCATGAGCTGTTTTCGTGGCgattttcacataaaaatacaaatttaatatttaaatttaagaatttataatttgaatcgattttttattgttaatattcatGAGAATCTATTCTAGATATAACATCCTAACATGGGATGTGTCTTTAAAATCGACTAGAAAGAAAACTTGGtcttttttaatacataaaCCGGCTAGAAAACATCCcttgtcatttaaaatatttgaaaagaaaagaaaaaataactaagttttctaatttttaaaaatatataaaaaatccggattccttatttttttaatatttaattcgaGAATTGCCTCAAATAAAACCAAGACTTGCACCTACCCATTAACCCATGGACTACACCCACCCAGATCCATAAAATGGTCCCCTCCACGAAGCTTGGAGATTTATTGCCTCACCGCCATTCTAAGAAACACGTGGTTAGATTAATCCCCCTTCATTTTTAAGGGTTTAGCCCTTCACTCGCGCACTCGAGCAATGAGCAACCAACGCTAAAATATGCTTGGGTGCATTTAATACTCTTCCCCTCTCAAACTTGGGAACTCTCCTTTAAGTACTGATTTACGAGAGCCAGCAATTGAAACAGCGAACTCATCACCATCCTAAAGAGAATAACCCAATaaactagagagaaagaggaagaggaacacacgtactgtttttttttttcgttggtATATTTCGttctattgtatttttttcatagaaaTTGCAGGTTTTTGGAGTACTGGGGTGTCtgattttagaaacaaaaataaatacacacaGGGagtaatcaaatttattaatattaaattaaggtTTCCTTCTTGCTAGAGTCCTGAGATCTCTCTGGGGATACTTGCTCTCTCTTctggtttctctctctctctctctctctctctctctatacatatatatagactcacacacacacatgcctATGCGTATATGCAAGAGAgttatctttctttcttgaatCTTGAGAGAACCAAGACAACTACTTTGGTTCAGTACTAGTACTTCACTGAGGCATCAAGAACTATAATGGGTAGGCGtggattttttctcttttctgttttttatttttgggtgaTGGGCTTTTGTTAATTAGGtgattgtttctgttttttaattctGTTTCCAAGGGTTTTTGATGCGGGGTATGTGTGTTTCCTAGTCATATTGTGTCTGTGTGATCTTAATTACAACATTTATGCCAGTAAATTATTTCTTCCCTTGTATTTGTGCTTTATTTTACACATATTTACATATCCTCTCTGCTTTAGATTTCTCTCTTTATTCCAAAATTTGTTTTGAGAAAAAAGTGATTGTTAAGGATTCCGTTATAATTTAGGAGTGCCTTTTATCAGTTATCCGTACTGTTTTGGGCTATTAGGAGTATGTGTTTTGCGTTGATGATGGTTATTTCTCAAGAAACCAACTTTTTGGTTTTATGGGCTGGTTTTGTTCTcatagcttttcttttttattttccgttcaaaatttttatttctacagAGGTCAACATGAGCTTTTCAAATGATATGGATGATGAATATGAGAAGCTCTTTAGGAGATTGAATCCACCGAGGTGCGTATCATTCAGattctttatcttcttttctgAATTTTCCCATTGGAAGTGACCTAAAATTATGAAGCGAATCAGATTTATCTCTGttttgttcactttttttttcccttatttttttgtgtgtgtgtgttagggTTGTGATTGATAATGAAGCTTGCAAGAATGCTACTGTTATAAGGGTAAggtttttgtccttttttgggGTATGCGCGTGCTCGAGTCTCCCATTATTCTTGGTGTTCAACTGGGTACCAATCGTTTCATTTTGTGATACAGGTTGACAGTGCTAACAAACATGGAAAACTTCTTGAAGTTGTTCAAGTCCTCACTGATCTGAACCTTATCATAACCAAAGCTTACGTATCCTCTGATGGTGGATGGTTCATGGATggtaatactttttttttcctttttttttcggttcctaatttagcttttctttttggagcataaaaggttgattattttgaggttctctttcttcttcttcttcttttttccaccAGTTTTTAATGTTACGGATCAAGATGGAAACAAGGTTACCGATGAAGCAATTCTAGATTATATTACAAAGGTGAGTCGTTATTTTttgattgatattatttttttgaactttttgttCTGCTTCTTTATTTTTGGTTGGTTGAGGTGCAAACAGATCTGATTATTTGGTTTTATCTCAAGTCGTTAGGGACAGAATCTTGCTTTACATCTTCCATGGGATCTTTTGGGGTTAAACAATCTATAGATCACACTGCAATTGAGTTAACAGGAAGTGACAGACCAGGGCTGCTATCTGAAGTGAGTGCTGTCCTCGCCCATTTAAAATGCAATGTATTGAATGCAGAGGTCTGGACACACAATATGCGGGCAGCAGCCGTGATGCAAGTAACTGATGATGAAACTGGGTCAGCAATTACTGACCCGGAGAAGCTATCGAGGGTCAAGGAACTTCTTTGTAATGTACTGAAGGGCAGTAACAAATATAGGGGAGCTAGGACTGTCGTGTCTCATGGGGTCACCCATACTGAGAGAAGGCTTCACCAAATGATGTTTGCTGATAGGGATTATGAACGAGCTAACAATGATGTATTGGATGAGAAGCAAAGACCTAATGTGAGTGTGGTGAATTGGTATGAGAAGGACTACTCAGTGATAACTATAAGAAGTAAAGATAGACCAAAGCTTCTCTTCGATACGGTGTGCACATTGACAGACATGGAGTATGTAGTTTTTCATGCTAATATAGATGCCGAGGGTCCAGAAGCTCATCAGGTATAAATCATTTGCGTTTTAATTTCCTCCACAAATGTATTTAGGGATGACTGATCTTTGCACTTGATTGTGTTGGCCCGTGGATTTATGGATTCTTTTGTAGGAATATTATATCAAGCATGTTGATGGTTCCCCTGTAAAATCAGAGGCAGAGAGACAAAGAATTATACAATGTCTTGAAGCAGCTATTGAAAGAAGAGTATCTGAGGTAAGTGCACCATGGTACATTCAAATCTGAGACTGTTGTTAAGCTTTACTTGTAAAAAATTCCTCCTTTTACCAAAATCATGCATCCAACTAAGAGGGTGTCGAGCTATTCAGTCTTTACTAGCATCGCTACGGAGGCGATGCAGAGTTTGATGAAGTGTAAgagatgattttattattaggATAATGACTTTGAATTGGCATATTGAACAATGATGGGCTGACCCTCACCAGTCAAAAGCTCTTGCTATTGTGTATTCCATGGCTTTGTCAgattatatttagttttatttgtttgtattgTAGATATTGATGCTTTGATTCTGTTAGGAATTCATTCGCTTGCTTGTATGGAAGTTGGAAAGTTTCTTGTTTGTTGTGTACTATAATGTGCAACTTGTTGAGAACGGCTGATAACATGATAACAAAGGCTTATTGGATGTCTTTTGGATTTTAGCTGTTATTTTAAGACTGTATTTCACTATTTTAAATGATTGATTTGTTTCCTCCTAATTCAGGGCTTGAAGCTAGAGTTATGCACTACGGACAGAATTGGGCTGCTATCTGATGTTACTCGTATCTTTCGTGAAAATAGCCTTACTGTCACCAGAGCAGAAGTTACAACAAGAGCAGGCAAAGCTGTTAATACATTTTATGTTAGTGATGCATCAGGGTATCCTGTTGATGCTAAAACCATAGATTCCATCCGGCAAGCAACCGGCCAGACCATACTGAAGGTGAAAGGCAGTCCTGAAGAGTTAAAACCGGTCTCTCAGGAATCACCCACAAAGTTTCTCTTTGGAGGTCTCTTCAAATCGAGATCTTTTGTAAACTTTGGATTGGTTAAGTCGTATTCTTGAATAAACTGTTAGTTCGCTCCCCATGTATATTAAAACTGTCTGCTGGAAACACTCACTGTAGATAGATAACCAGTCCTTTTAGCATACTGTGTGACTTGAGTTTAGGAACAAAGGCATTTGTCGCAGAAGGTAGGGGCTGGAGAGTTCTGAGGAGAGTAGTTGAGAATGCCTGTAAATACGCCTATTACCCCTTTCATTGAGCTTCAACTGTTACTGTAGATCCAATTTGATGTTGGAGCTAGGAAAGCATTTAATTACACCAAGGAAATCTAACTCGTGCAGATAATTTCCAGTCTAGTCTATGTTTCCGTCTTTGCTTCTGTTTTCCATTGGCTTTTGTTAACACCAATATTCTATCTAGACTATGGATTGTATAGTATGCCACTCTACTTTAAAGGTTCGCGCTATGTATGCCACTCTACTTTAAAGGTTCGCGCTATGTATGCCATGCTGaggcttcaaaaaaaaaaaattaaaaaaaaaatattaagaaattatttcacattattattaaattagattcAATAGGTAAATCTTACATTTCCCGATCCAATATTTTTTCTGGGAATTATCTTAATACGATGTAGTTGATgttatattcaattaaatcaagttttatagtTAAATTCATGATTAAGTGGTGGACtctattagtttaatattttttaacttattatattataacaaaaataaacttttagaaaattgaatataaaccaaatattgagattcttatttaaaattataataatttatgaagttaaatttaaatttaaataattattaaataatgaaatgaaaatgaaaatgaaaaaaagaaaagaaaagaaaagaaataattaaaaaaaaacatctcctTTTCTATATACTATTTAGATGAACGATGAAGGAGGTCCGTGGACCCCAATCGTTTAGGGTTGCAAGGTAATCCAAGACAAGCAACTATATTTGACTCAAACTCTGGGTTGTGGTCCACCATTTTGGAGCCTAGAATTCAAAATTGTGGTAATTAGACACGGCTGATAGGTGGCTCCTAGTGTAGTGGTAATAATGACTTCAATCCCCACCAAGATTTTGGATTAGAAATCTTTTAAGGTCGCTGTCTGTTTCAGACCAAGCAATTAGAAAAGATAATTAGTTCGGTTCGTGAAAGCAGAAAGCCCTATCTGGTCTAGTTTCAATCAAGAACCAATATTGCTGTTCCCACgttgaataattctttttttgaacACCTTTTTGGCTTTGAATGTTGTTCTACCGACTACATGATGACTCTGGTTGATGTTTCACTTCCAAGACTTGATCTCTCCGCACCATCACGTTCAATTTCTTGTAGGACAAACAAG is a window of Populus nigra chromosome 10, ddPopNigr1.1, whole genome shotgun sequence DNA encoding:
- the LOC133705942 gene encoding ACT domain-containing protein ACR4-like isoform X2, which translates into the protein MREVNMSFSNDMDDEYEKLFRRLNPPRVVIDNEACKNATVIRVDSANKHGKLLEVVQVLTDLNLIITKAYVSSDGGWFMDVFNVTDQDGNKVTDEAILDYITKSLGTESCFTSSMGSFGVKQSIDHTAIELTGSDRPGLLSEVSAVLAHLKCNVLNAEVWTHNMRAAAVMQVTDDETGSAITDPEKLSRVKELLCNVLKGSNKYRGARTVVSHGVTHTERRLHQMMFADRDYERANNDVLDEKQRPNVSVVNWYEKDYSVITIRSKDRPKLLFDTVCTLTDMEYVVFHANIDAEGPEAHQEYYIKHVDGSPVKSEAERQRIIQCLEAAIERRVSEGLKLELCTTDRIGLLSDVTRIFRENSLTVTRAEVTTRAGKAVNTFYVSDASGYPVDAKTIDSIRQATGQTILKVKGSPEELKPVSQESPTKFLFGGLFKSRSFVNFGLVKSYS
- the LOC133705942 gene encoding ACT domain-containing protein ACR4-like isoform X1 — encoded protein: MCFALMMVISQETNFLVLWAGFVLIAFLFYFPFKIFISTEVNMSFSNDMDDEYEKLFRRLNPPRVVIDNEACKNATVIRVDSANKHGKLLEVVQVLTDLNLIITKAYVSSDGGWFMDVFNVTDQDGNKVTDEAILDYITKSLGTESCFTSSMGSFGVKQSIDHTAIELTGSDRPGLLSEVSAVLAHLKCNVLNAEVWTHNMRAAAVMQVTDDETGSAITDPEKLSRVKELLCNVLKGSNKYRGARTVVSHGVTHTERRLHQMMFADRDYERANNDVLDEKQRPNVSVVNWYEKDYSVITIRSKDRPKLLFDTVCTLTDMEYVVFHANIDAEGPEAHQEYYIKHVDGSPVKSEAERQRIIQCLEAAIERRVSEGLKLELCTTDRIGLLSDVTRIFRENSLTVTRAEVTTRAGKAVNTFYVSDASGYPVDAKTIDSIRQATGQTILKVKGSPEELKPVSQESPTKFLFGGLFKSRSFVNFGLVKSYS
- the LOC133705942 gene encoding ACT domain-containing protein ACR4-like isoform X3 gives rise to the protein MEVNMSFSNDMDDEYEKLFRRLNPPRVVIDNEACKNATVIRVDSANKHGKLLEVVQVLTDLNLIITKAYVSSDGGWFMDVFNVTDQDGNKVTDEAILDYITKSLGTESCFTSSMGSFGVKQSIDHTAIELTGSDRPGLLSEVSAVLAHLKCNVLNAEVWTHNMRAAAVMQVTDDETGSAITDPEKLSRVKELLCNVLKGSNKYRGARTVVSHGVTHTERRLHQMMFADRDYERANNDVLDEKQRPNVSVVNWYEKDYSVITIRSKDRPKLLFDTVCTLTDMEYVVFHANIDAEGPEAHQEYYIKHVDGSPVKSEAERQRIIQCLEAAIERRVSEGLKLELCTTDRIGLLSDVTRIFRENSLTVTRAEVTTRAGKAVNTFYVSDASGYPVDAKTIDSIRQATGQTILKVKGSPEELKPVSQESPTKFLFGGLFKSRSFVNFGLVKSYS